In Gossypium hirsutum isolate 1008001.06 chromosome D06, Gossypium_hirsutum_v2.1, whole genome shotgun sequence, one genomic interval encodes:
- the LOC107962405 gene encoding leucine-rich repeat receptor protein kinase HPCA1, translating to MESFWLISQMGSTIWVLLLAFSVQIYITTATTDGRDYVALRSLTDEWQNLPPTWTGADPCGDRWVGIECTGSRVTSITLPNMNLVGELSGDIAMLSELQQLDLSFNRELTGSLPGSIGNLKKLKNLILVGCGFIGQIPYTIGSLPQLRFLSLNTNGFTGHIPPTIGNLSNLYWLDMADNQLEGPIPVSNGSTPGLDLLIHTKHFHFGKNKLSGTIPSKLFSSDMELIHVLFESNKLSGPLPSTLGLVQTLEVVRFDNNSLSGSLPLNLNNLANVHELFLSNNKLSGPLPNLSGMTSLSTLHLSNNTFIPSDFPSWLESLTSLTIIMMGSIKLQGQVPTTFFGLPHLQAVELESNQLNGTLVIGTSFTNQLQLVDLQNNKISEFNDAGYNFEIVLVDNPVCMETGKTDKYCQLPSRKSLYSTPQKNCVSGSCRSSQITSPTCTCAYPYTGTLLFRGYTFTEIGNTAPYLSLEQALMKFFQTHQLPVETVSLSDPRKDQFQYLLLDLSVFPYGANSFNRSGISMLAFAFSNQTFKPPKEFFGPYVFSGDKYEHFLDDTRKSKNSSTAIKIGAGVGALVFFLLLMLAGIYAYRQKMRAERANKNSNPFASWDSKKSFGDSPQLKGARCFPFDELKKYTNNFSDACDIGSGGYGKVYRGTLPTGELVAIKRAQQGSMQGGLEFKTELELLSRVHHKNVVSLLGFCFERGEQILVYEYVANGSLGDSLSGKSGIRLDWARRLKVALGAARGLAYLHELANPPIIHRDVKSTNILLDERLNAKVADFGLSKPMGDSEKGHVTTQVKGTMGYLDPEYYMTQQLTEKSDVYSFGVVMLEIVTARKPIEHGKYIVREVATSMDKSRSLYNLQEILDPTIGSDTDTIPHGLENFVDLAMRCVEEARTDRPTMGEVVKEIENIMQAAGLNPNAESASSSATYEDANKGTPHHPYACKI from the exons ATGGAATCCTTTTGGTTAATCTCACAAATGGGTTCAACCATTTGGGTGCTTTTGCTAGCTTTTTCAGTTCAAATCTATATCACAACAGCTACTACTGATGGCAGGGATT ATGTTGCTCTAAGATCTCTCACGGATGAGTGGCAAAATTTACCTCCTACTTGGACAGGAGCAGACCCTTGTGGTGATAGATGGGTTGGAATCGAATGTACTGGTTCTCGTGTGACCTCGAT AACATTACCAAACATGAACTTGGTTGGAGAGTTATCGGGAGACATCGCGATGTTATCCGAATTGCAGCAATT GGATTTATCTTTTAACCGCGAACTCACCGGATCTCTTCCGGGATCGATAGGAAATTTAAAGAAGCTAAAAAACTT AATCTTGGTTGGTTGTGGTTTCATTGGTCAAATTCCCTACACAATAGGATCACTGCCACAGTTGAGATTCTT ATCACTAAATACTAATGGCTTCACCGGGCATATTCCACCGACCATCGGTAATTTATCGAATCTTTATTGGTTAGACATGGCTGACAACCAACTTGAAGGACCAATTCCAGTTTCGAATGGATCAACACCAGGGCTTGACTTGTTGATTCATACCAAACACTT CCATTTCGGGAAGAATAAACTCTCTGGGACTATCCCATCTAAACTTTTCAGTTCAGATATGGAACTGATACATGT GCTATTCGAAAGCAACAAACTCTCCGGACCTCTGCCTTCGACCCTTGGACTTGTGCAAACTCTGGAAGTAGT ACGCTTTGATAACAATTCACTAAGCGGGAGTCTTCCATTGAATCTCAACAACCTTGCAAATGTTCATGAGCT GTTTTTGTCCAATAATAAGCTGTCTGGTCCTTTGCCTAACCTTTCAGGCATGACCAGTTTAAGCACCTT ACATTTGAGCAATAATACTTTCATTCCATCGGATTTTCCTTCGTGGCTCGAGTCCTTGACATCGCTAACAATAAT AATGATGGGAAGTATTAAACTTCAAGGTCAAGTTCCGACCACGTTCTTTGGGCTTCCACATTTGCAGGCTGT GGAACTAGAAAGCAACCAACTTAATGGTACATTGGTAATCGGCACGAGTTTTACCAACCAACTACAACTCGTAGATTTGCAGAACAATAAGATTTCGGAATTCAATGATGCCGGATACAATTTTGAAATAGT ACTTGTAGATAACCCGGTGTGTATGGAGACTGGAAAAACCGACAAGTATTGCCAACTACCTTCACGAAAGTCCTTGTATTCAACACCTCAAAAGAACTGTGTATCGGGTTCATGTCGTTCGAGTCAAATCACGAGCCCAACATGTACATGTGCATATCCATATACCGGAACACTACTGTTTAGAGGCTATACCTTCACGGAGATAGGAAACACAGCTCCGTATCTTTCTCTTGAGCAAGCTTTGATGAAGTTCTTCCAGACACATCAACTTCCGGTGGAAACCGTTTCGTTAAGTGATCCGAGGAAGGATCAGTTTCAATATCTGCTTTTGGACCTTAGTGTGTTTCCATATGGAGCAAATAGTTTCAATAGAAGTGGAATTTCAATGCTTGCATTTGCATTTAGCAACCAAACTTTCAAGCCTCCGAAAGAGTTCTTTGGACCTTATGTCTTTAGTGGTGACAAATACGAACACTTTCTCGATGATACTCGAAAATCGAAGAATTCAAGCACTGCTATCAAAATCGGAGCAGGAGTTGGAGCTTTGGTGTTTTTCCTACTGTTAATGCTCGCTGGGATTTACGCTTATCGTCAAAAGATGAGAGCCGAAAGAGCAAACAAAAACAGTAATCCGTTCG CGAGCTGGGATTCTAAGAAGAGCTTTGGTGATAGTcctcagttgaaaggagcaagaTGTTTCCCTTTCGATGAACTTAAGAAATACACGAATAATTTTTCCGATGCCTGCGATATCGGATCAGGCGGTTACGGAAAG GTTTATAGAGGAACTTTACCGACCGGGGAACTCGTTGCCATCAAACGAGCTCAACAAGGTTCTATGCAAGGTGGGCTCGAATTCAAAACAGAGCTCGAGCTTCTATCGAGAGTTCATCATAAAAACGTCGTCAGCCTACTCGGATTTTGCTTCGAACGAGGTGAACAAATACTAGTATATGAGTATGTTGCCAATGGTTCTCTTGGTGATAGTCTATCAG GGAAGTCGGGAATCCGACTGGACTGGGCCCGGCGACTAAAAGTAGCACTCGGTGCAGCTCGAGGTCTTGCATATCTTCACGAGCTCGCGAATCCTCCGATTATTCATAGAGATGTCAAGTCCACGAACATATTATTAGACGAACGCTTAAATGCTAAAGTTGCTGATTTCGGGCTCTCGAAACCAATGGGTGATAGCGAAAAAGGTCATGTTACGACTCAAGTGAAGGGTACAATG GGTTATCTGGATCCTGAATATTATATGACCCAACAATTGACCGAAAAAAGCGATGTTTATAGCTTTGGAGTAGTGATGTTAGAGATAGTAACGGCAAGAAAACCGATAGAGCACGGGAAATATATCGTAAGAGAAGTGGCGACATCGATGGATAAATCGAGAAGTTTATATAATCTCCAAGAGATTCTTGATCCAACCATTGGTTCAGATACAGATACAATACCCCATGGGTTGGAAAACTTTGTAGATTTAGCAATGAGATGTGTTGAAGAAGCAAGAACTGATAGGCCTACAATGGGTGAAGTAGTGAAAGAGATTGAAAACATTATGCAGGCAGCCGGCTTGAATCCGAATGCGGAATCAGCTTCGAGTTCGGCTACTTATGAAGATGCAAATAAGGGAACTCCTCATCATCCGTACGCTTGTAAAATTTGA
- the LOC107963220 gene encoding mitogen-activated protein kinase kinase 4-like, with protein sequence MLFLNSVNSPSSGEMRPNQHSQPPAVGGSSSANRNRPRRLAELTVPLPQRTVSLPVPLPLPPASNAARSTCSNGNANSKQVNLSEIDRVNRIGSGAGGTVYKVIHRPSSRLYALKVIYGNHEETVRRQIRREIEILRDVNHPNVVKCHEMYDQNGEIQVLLEFMDVGSLEGTHISHESNLSDLARQILNGLNYLHRRHIVHRDIKPSNLLINSKKKVKIADFGVSRILDQTMHPCNSSVGTVAYMSPERINTDLNQGQYDGYAGDIWSLGVSILEFYLGRFPFAVGRQGDWASLMCAICLSQPPEAPPTASYEFRHFISCCLQKDPTRRLTAAQLLQHPFIIRGQNQVA encoded by the coding sequence atgcTATTCCTCAATTCCGTCAATTCTCCTTCTTCCGGAGAAATGAGACCCAATCAACATTCTCAACCGCCGGCAGTTGGCGGCTCTTCCTCCGCCAATAGAAACCGCCCACGTAGGCTGGCGGAACTAACCGTACCGCTTCCTCAACGAACCGTATCCCTCCCCGTCCCTCTTCCACTTCCTCCGGCTTCCAACGCTGCTCGGTCAACCTGCTCCAACGGTAACGCTAACTCTAAACAAGTCAACTTATCGGAAATCGATCGGGTCAACCGAATAGGAAGCGGCGCGGGAGGCACCGTGTATAAAGTCATCCACCGTCCTTCGTCTCGCCTTTATGCACTTAAGGTCATCTACGGGAACCATGAAGAGACCGTCCGTCGTCAGATCCGTAGAGAGATCGAAATCCTCCGTGATGTTAATCATCCTAACGTTGTCAAATGCCATGAAATGTACGATCAAAATGGCGAAATTCAGGTCCTATTGGAATTCATGGATGTTGGATCTTTAGAAGGGACTCATATATCACACGAATCTAACTTATCGGATCTAGCTCGACAAATCCTCAATGGTTTAAACTACCTTCACCGGAGACACATCGTTCATCGCGATATAAAACCCTCGAATCTGTTGATCAATTCGAAGAAGAAGGTTAAAATAGCTGATTTTGGTGTGAGTCGGATCTTGGATCAAACCATGCATCCATGTAATTCATCCGTTGGGACAGTAGCTTACATGAGCCCTGAACGGATCAACACTGATTTAAACCAAGGACAATACGATGGTTACGCTGGTGACATTTGGAGTTTAGGGGTTAGCATATTGGAATTTTATTTAGGGAGGTTTCCTTTTGCGGTGGGAAGACAAGGTGATTGGGCCAGTCTTATGTGTGCAATTTGTTTGTCTCAACCACCGGAGGCACCGCCCACTGCTTCTTATGAATTTAGGCATTTTATATCATGTTGTTTGCAGAAGGATCCGACAAGGCGATTGACGGCAGCTCAATTATTGCAGCATCCTTTCATAATCAGAGGACAAAATCAGGTTGCTTGA
- the LOC107962406 gene encoding organic cation/carnitine transporter 7 → MGEDGTPTFTVDDALLHMGFGKFQILVLAYAGMGWVSEAMEMMLLSFIGPAVQSLWGLTSHQESLITSVVFVGMLVGAYSWGVVSDKYGRRKGFLITAIVTSGAGFLSALSPNYISLIILRCLVGLGLGGGPVLCSWFLEFIPAPSRGTWMVVFQAFWTFGTIFEASLAWFVMPRLGWRWLLALSSIPSSILLLFYVFAPESPRYLCLEGRKEEALLVLEKIARINGAKLPTGVLVSENEIELVGKSAPTEDTLLLQAEDNGYEAPKEMNPKAGGISTLLQLLSPELVRSTTLLWMVFFGNAFSYYGLVLLTTELHNGRNTCRPEELQTVKYEGVSYKDVFITTFAEFPGLLISAFTVDRFGRKFSMSAMFFLCCIFLFPLVVHQPQGLTTGLLFGARICITASFTVMYIYAPEIYPTSVRSTGVGIASSMGRIGGMVCPLVAVGLVHGCHQTAAIMLFEVIIFVAGICVLLFPVETMGRDLSDSISSSKQTSGLI, encoded by the exons ATGGGAGAAGATGGAACACCCACCTTTACTGTGGATGATGCCCTTTTGCACATGGGGTTTGGAAAGTTCCAAATTCTCGTGCTTGCTTACGCCGGAATGGGGTGGGTTTCGGAAGCTATGGAAATGATGTTACTCTCATTTATAGGACCAGCAGTTCAATCTTTATGGGGTCTTACTTCTCATCAAGAGAGCTTAATAACCAGTGTGGTTTTTGTTGGAATGCTTGTTGGTGCCTATTCTTGGGGTGTAGTCTCAGATAAATATGGAAGAAG GAAAGGGTTCCTCATCACTGCAATAGTTACTTCGGGAGCTGGCTTTTTGAGTGCCTTGTCTCCAAATTATATTTCATTGATTATTCTTCGTTGTTTGGTTGGTCTCGGTTTGGGAGGTGGCCCTGTTCTTTGCTCCTGGTTTCTAGAGTTTATTCCTGCCCCAAGCCGAGGAACTTGGATGGTTGTTTTCCAAGCATTCTGGACTTTTGGGACGATTTTTGAAGCCTCACTTGCATGG TTTGTGATGCCACGGTTGGGATGGAGATGGCTACTTGCTCTATCTTCTATCCCTTCATCGATTCTCCTTCTATTCTATGTATTCGCACCTGAATCACCCCGATATCTATGCTTGGAAGGTAGAAAAGAAGAAGCGCTTCTTGTTTTGGAGAAAATAGCTAGAATAAATGGAGCAAAATTGCCTACTGGAGTTCTTGTTTCCGAGAATGAAATTGAGTTAGTTGGAAAAAGTGCTCCAACAGAAGATACACTGTTGCTTCAAGCAGAAGATAACGGATACGAAGCTCCTAAGGAAATGAATCCTAAAGCCGGAGGCATCTCAACGCTGTTACAACTTCTTTCTCCAGAATTAGTTCGGTCGACCACACTCTTATGGATGGTATTCTTCGGAAATGCATTTTCGTATTATGGCCTTGTATTACTCACAACGGAATTGCACAATGGACGTAATACATGCCGTCCGGAAGAATTGCAAACAGTAAAATATGAGGGCGTTAGCTACAAAGATGTTTTCATTACTACTTTTGCTG AGTTCCCCGGCCTCCTGATATCTGCTTTCACTGTCGATCGATTTGGTCGTAAGTTCTCAATGTCAGCTATGTTCTTCCTGTGTTGCATTTTCCTGTTTCCTTTGGTAGTCCATCAGCCTCAGGGTCTTACAACCGGCCTCCTCTTTGGTGCTCGAATATGCATCACTGCCAGCTTCACGGTTATGTATATATACGCGCCAGAG ATATATCCAACATCCGTTAGATCAACCGGTGTTGGAATTGCGAGCTCAATGGGAAGAATTGGTGGGATGGTATGTCCGCTCGTGGCGGTAGGTTTAGTGCATGGATGTCATCAAACTGCCGCCATTATGTTGTTCGAGGTTATAATTTTTGTAGCAGGGATATGTGTACTTCTGTTCCCAGTAGAGACCATGGGTCGGGATTTGAGTGATAGCATTTCCAGTTCAAAACAAACGAGTGGGTTGATTTAA